The following are encoded together in the Terriglobia bacterium genome:
- a CDS encoding CocE/NonD family hydrolase: MRYPLIRSLIFVTAGILVTGLGALPQGRGGANPELIAQRNATEKALESVAVIERKLMVPMRDGKRMATDVYRPKDNSRKHPAIFVRTPYNFNYWDIRNGAPADMSTQLDAVKRGYAYVQMNERGHFFSEGNYDILGPPRTDGYDAISWIGKQPWSNGKVGTIGCSSTAEWQLGVAALGNPAFAAMIPQGFGAGVGRVGPYYEQGNWYRGGAVQMLFITWLYGEQNQVRPQFPPGMSQENLIRVSKSFDLAQQLPPVDWSQALRHLPEMDIIKAVDGPHGIFADPMPVDTGGAMIQRAPNDPAWYRGGLWHDNMTINVPGLWFMSWYDVSVGPNLAAYNYVRKTARPEIANQQYAVIAPTLHCGYKRATDNTVVGERSMGDARLDYDALTYGWFDHFLKGEDNRILDTMPKVRYYTMGINKWQTSDTWPPKGAQPMTFFLTSGGKANTLEGDGALAAAAPAADNPDRFSYDPMNPVPSYGGNVCCTGNAVAGGAFDQRKMEASRPDILVYTTEPFREGIEVSGPIDVTLYVSSDAKDTDFTVKLIDVYPDGRAYNLDENIQRLRYRDGYDKPPAWMTPDKVYKVTLQPMTTSNYFEAGHRIRIEVSSSNFPRFDRNMNTGGRNYDEVQGVVAHNAVHHSKQYPSQVTITVVKRLQ, translated from the coding sequence ATGCGATACCCATTGATCCGTTCTTTGATTTTTGTCACGGCTGGAATCCTGGTCACCGGACTTGGCGCCTTGCCACAAGGACGAGGCGGCGCAAACCCCGAACTCATCGCCCAGCGCAACGCGACTGAGAAAGCCCTGGAGTCAGTCGCCGTCATCGAGCGCAAGCTTATGGTGCCGATGCGCGACGGCAAGCGCATGGCGACCGATGTCTATCGCCCAAAGGACAATTCCAGGAAGCACCCGGCGATTTTTGTGCGTACACCCTACAACTTCAACTATTGGGACATCCGCAACGGCGCGCCCGCCGACATGTCAACCCAGCTGGACGCGGTGAAGCGCGGCTACGCTTACGTCCAGATGAACGAGCGCGGCCACTTCTTCTCCGAGGGCAACTACGACATCCTCGGCCCCCCGCGCACCGACGGTTACGATGCCATTTCGTGGATCGGGAAGCAGCCCTGGTCCAACGGCAAGGTCGGTACGATCGGGTGCTCGTCAACCGCCGAATGGCAGCTGGGAGTCGCCGCTCTCGGCAACCCGGCCTTCGCCGCGATGATCCCGCAGGGATTCGGCGCCGGCGTGGGCCGCGTGGGCCCGTACTACGAGCAGGGGAACTGGTATCGCGGCGGCGCCGTCCAGATGCTCTTCATCACCTGGCTCTACGGGGAGCAGAACCAGGTGAGGCCGCAGTTCCCGCCGGGGATGTCGCAGGAGAACCTGATCCGCGTGTCGAAGTCCTTCGACCTTGCGCAGCAGCTGCCGCCCGTCGACTGGTCGCAGGCGCTCCGGCACCTTCCCGAGATGGACATTATCAAGGCCGTGGACGGGCCGCACGGGATCTTCGCCGACCCGATGCCCGTCGACACCGGCGGCGCGATGATCCAGCGCGCGCCGAACGATCCGGCGTGGTATCGCGGCGGGCTCTGGCACGACAACATGACGATCAACGTGCCGGGGCTCTGGTTCATGTCGTGGTACGACGTGTCGGTGGGACCGAATCTGGCCGCATACAACTATGTGCGCAAGACGGCCAGACCGGAAATCGCCAACCAGCAGTACGCGGTGATCGCGCCCACGCTCCACTGCGGTTACAAGCGCGCCACCGATAACACCGTGGTCGGGGAGCGCAGCATGGGCGACGCCCGGCTCGACTATGACGCGCTCACCTACGGCTGGTTCGACCACTTCCTCAAGGGAGAGGACAACCGCATCCTCGACACCATGCCCAAGGTTCGTTACTACACGATGGGGATCAACAAGTGGCAGACGTCGGACACATGGCCGCCGAAGGGCGCTCAGCCGATGACCTTCTTCCTCACGAGCGGCGGCAAGGCCAACACGCTCGAGGGCGACGGCGCCCTGGCTGCGGCCGCGCCGGCTGCGGACAACCCGGACCGCTTCAGCTACGATCCCATGAATCCGGTGCCTTCCTATGGCGGAAACGTCTGCTGCACGGGCAATGCTGTCGCCGGCGGCGCCTTTGACCAGCGCAAAATGGAGGCGTCGCGCCCCGACATCCTGGTCTATACAACCGAGCCATTCAGGGAAGGGATCGAAGTGAGCGGCCCGATAGATGTGACGCTTTACGTTTCGTCGGACGCGAAGGACACCGACTTTACGGTGAAGCTGATCGACGTGTATCCCGACGGGCGGGCCTATAACCTGGACGAGAACATTCAGCGCCTCCGCTATCGTGACGGGTACGACAAGCCGCCGGCTTGGATGACACCGGACAAGGTCTACAAGGTGACGCTGCAGCCGATGACAACCAGCAACTACTTCGAAGCCGGGCATCGGATCCGCATCGAGGTGTCGAGCAGCAACTTCCCGCGCTTCGACCGCAACATGAACACCGGCGGCAGGAACTACGACGAAGTACAGGGTGTCGTGGCGCACAACGCCGTACACCATTCGAAGCAGTATCCGTCGCAGGTCACTATCACCGTGGTCAAGCGCCTTCAGTGA
- a CDS encoding DUF87 domain-containing protein, which yields MQDYEKMGAFYLGRAYDLDTRMTKEDLILYDSKDLVTHAVCVGMTGSGKTGLCIALLEEAAIDNIPAIIIDPKGDLANLLLTFPQLRSEDFLPWINVEDAQRKGLTPQAYAGQQAELWKKGLADWGQTGDRIRSLQDAADIAIYTPGSSAGIPVSILKSFSAPDPAIRDDGELLRERIETTVTSLLALLGIEADPIRSREHILLSTILDWAWKQGRDLDPAALIQYIQVPPVSRIGVLDLDTFYPPKDRFALVMALNNMLAAPGFGSWLEGEALDIGRVLHGASGKPRLAVFSVAHLDDAGRMFFVSLLLNQVLGWMRTQSGTTSLRAVLYMDEIFGYFPPVANPPSKKPLLTLLKQARAFGLGIVLATQNPVDLDYKGLSNAGTWFIGRLQTDRDKQRVLDGLEGAAAGAGSGFDRQRMEQVLAGLSNRVFLMNNTHEDAPVVFQSRWTLSYLRGPLTRDQIRVLMDPRKASSPAPPPVESPALPAAPAAPAVSAAPMPSLPPEVSQFFIPARGNKPAGSRLLYQPAIFGAARVNFVDARTKVEALQEAVFTTPVTDEAVPVSWDKAQAAQVAVSDLEKSPQDAPQFAELPAAAARAKNYPAWNKDFVSWLYGTQSLQLFRSPGTGVCAGPGETERDFRIRLQQTARERRDQMVAELRQRYAPRVAALQERIRRAQEAVEREQAQARQQKIQTAISFGTTLLGAVLGRKTVSASTLGRAATAARGVGRTIKEGQDVGRAEETAAVLQQQLADLNAEAETAAAGLQSRVDPLTELLETITIKPKKTDISVQLVTLVWLPYWCHAQGTATPAWI from the coding sequence ATGCAGGATTACGAGAAGATGGGCGCGTTCTACCTGGGCCGGGCCTACGACCTGGATACCAGAATGACGAAAGAGGATCTGATTCTGTACGACTCCAAGGACCTGGTCACGCACGCCGTGTGCGTCGGTATGACAGGCAGCGGGAAGACCGGCTTGTGTATTGCGCTGCTTGAAGAAGCGGCGATCGACAATATCCCGGCCATCATTATCGATCCCAAGGGTGACCTGGCCAATCTGCTTCTGACTTTTCCCCAACTCCGCAGTGAGGATTTCCTGCCGTGGATCAACGTGGAGGATGCGCAGAGGAAGGGACTCACGCCCCAGGCGTATGCCGGCCAGCAGGCTGAGTTGTGGAAGAAGGGCCTGGCCGACTGGGGCCAGACCGGTGACCGGATCCGGAGCCTGCAGGATGCCGCCGACATCGCGATTTACACGCCGGGCAGCAGTGCAGGCATCCCGGTTTCGATCCTCAAATCGTTCTCCGCGCCCGATCCGGCGATCCGTGATGATGGTGAACTCCTGCGCGAACGGATCGAGACCACGGTCACCAGCCTGCTCGCCTTGTTGGGAATAGAGGCCGACCCGATCCGGAGCCGCGAGCATATCCTGCTATCGACGATCCTCGATTGGGCCTGGAAGCAGGGGCGGGATCTGGATCCGGCAGCCCTCATCCAATATATTCAGGTGCCGCCGGTAAGCAGGATCGGCGTACTGGACCTCGATACGTTCTATCCTCCGAAGGACCGCTTTGCCCTGGTGATGGCGCTCAACAACATGTTGGCCGCGCCGGGCTTCGGTTCCTGGCTGGAAGGCGAAGCGCTCGACATCGGCCGGGTTCTGCACGGGGCTTCAGGCAAGCCGCGGCTGGCTGTGTTCTCGGTCGCGCACCTGGACGATGCCGGCCGCATGTTTTTTGTCTCGCTGCTGCTGAATCAGGTATTGGGCTGGATGCGCACCCAGTCGGGCACAACCAGCCTGCGTGCCGTTCTTTACATGGATGAGATCTTCGGCTATTTCCCGCCGGTGGCGAACCCGCCGTCGAAGAAGCCGCTGCTCACGCTGCTCAAGCAGGCGCGCGCGTTCGGCCTGGGCATCGTCCTGGCCACCCAGAACCCGGTGGACCTGGATTACAAGGGCTTGTCCAACGCGGGAACCTGGTTCATCGGCAGGCTGCAAACCGACCGGGACAAACAGCGCGTGCTCGACGGCCTGGAAGGGGCGGCTGCGGGAGCGGGCTCGGGCTTCGACCGGCAGCGAATGGAGCAGGTGCTGGCCGGCCTGAGCAATCGCGTCTTTCTGATGAACAACACGCACGAAGATGCGCCGGTGGTGTTTCAGTCGCGCTGGACTTTGTCTTACCTGCGCGGGCCGCTGACACGCGACCAGATCAGGGTGTTGATGGATCCGCGCAAGGCTTCGAGTCCGGCCCCGCCGCCCGTCGAATCGCCGGCACTGCCGGCCGCTCCGGCAGCACCAGCCGTGTCCGCCGCGCCCATGCCGTCGCTCCCCCCCGAAGTGTCGCAGTTTTTCATTCCTGCGCGCGGCAACAAGCCGGCCGGGAGCAGGCTGCTCTATCAGCCCGCGATCTTCGGTGCGGCAAGGGTAAACTTCGTGGATGCCAGGACGAAGGTGGAGGCGCTGCAGGAGGCCGTTTTCACAACGCCGGTGACGGATGAAGCCGTACCGGTCAGTTGGGACAAGGCGCAGGCGGCGCAAGTTGCCGTCTCGGATCTGGAGAAGAGTCCTCAAGACGCGCCGCAGTTCGCCGAGTTACCGGCCGCCGCAGCAAGGGCAAAAAACTACCCCGCCTGGAACAAGGATTTTGTGTCCTGGCTGTATGGGACGCAATCACTCCAACTGTTCCGGAGTCCGGGTACCGGGGTGTGCGCCGGACCGGGGGAGACCGAACGCGACTTCCGCATACGGTTGCAGCAGACTGCCCGTGAACGGCGTGACCAGATGGTCGCGGAGCTTCGGCAAAGGTACGCGCCCAGGGTCGCAGCCCTGCAGGAACGGATCCGCAGAGCGCAAGAGGCCGTGGAGCGCGAACAGGCCCAGGCCCGGCAGCAGAAGATACAGACCGCGATCTCGTTCGGCACGACGCTGCTGGGCGCGGTGCTGGGCCGCAAGACCGTCAGCGCCTCCACCCTGGGCAGGGCCGCGACCGCCGCGCGCGGCGTCGGCCGGACGATCAAGGAAGGGCAGGATGTGGGACGGGCGGAGGAGACAGCTGCCGTGCTGCAGCAGCAGTTGGCCGATCTGAACGCCGAGGCCGAAACGGCCGCGGCCGGCTTGCAGTCGAGGGTTGATCCTCTGACCGAACTATTGGAGACGATCACCATCAAGCCGAAGAAGACAGACATCTCGGTGCAATTGGTCACATTGGTGTGGCTGCCCTATTGGTGCCACGCGCAAGGCACCGCCACGCCGGCTTGGATCTGA
- a CDS encoding NAD(P)-dependent glycerol-3-phosphate dehydrogenase, with amino-acid sequence MEGISVIGAGSWGTALAITLARKGRPVKLWAYEREVAESIRARRENEVFLPGAMLPPNVAATNDLKEALDGAGIVLTVMPSHICRSLFERMIPDLKPGMIFVSATKGIDTEGLMRMSEIIRAAVAPHFEPRLCVLSGPSFAREVAHGDPTAVVVASEERALAKTVQNELSSTTLRLYTSSDVVGVEMGGALKNVIAIAAGVIEGLGLGHNATAALLTRGLAEMTRLACACGARRETMAGLAGIGDLALTCTGSLSRNRTVGVELGKGRKLADIISSMRMVAEGVKTTRATMALAERHRVDVPITQQVNRILEDEVSPREAIRELMERSLKEE; translated from the coding sequence ATGGAAGGAATTTCAGTCATTGGCGCAGGCAGTTGGGGAACGGCGCTCGCCATCACGCTCGCGCGCAAGGGCCGCCCGGTCAAGCTGTGGGCCTACGAACGCGAAGTGGCAGAGAGCATCCGTGCGCGCCGCGAAAACGAAGTCTTTTTGCCCGGGGCGATGCTGCCGCCCAATGTTGCCGCGACCAACGATCTCAAGGAGGCTCTCGATGGCGCAGGCATCGTGCTCACGGTCATGCCGTCGCACATCTGCCGGAGCTTATTTGAGCGCATGATCCCCGATCTGAAGCCCGGCATGATTTTCGTCAGCGCCACCAAGGGGATCGACACCGAAGGTCTGATGCGCATGAGCGAGATTATACGGGCTGCAGTCGCGCCGCACTTCGAGCCGCGGTTGTGCGTGCTTTCGGGGCCGAGTTTCGCCAGGGAAGTTGCACACGGCGATCCGACGGCCGTCGTCGTCGCCTCGGAGGAGCGCGCGCTGGCGAAGACGGTTCAGAACGAGTTGTCCTCCACGACCCTGCGCCTGTACACGTCGAGCGATGTGGTGGGTGTCGAAATGGGCGGCGCTCTCAAGAATGTGATTGCCATTGCAGCCGGAGTCATCGAAGGGCTCGGTCTCGGTCACAATGCCACGGCGGCCCTTTTGACCCGCGGGCTCGCCGAGATGACGCGGCTTGCCTGCGCTTGCGGCGCGCGGCGTGAAACCATGGCCGGGCTGGCCGGCATCGGCGATCTGGCCCTCACATGCACGGGCAGCCTCAGCCGCAACCGCACCGTCGGAGTCGAGCTGGGAAAAGGGAGGAAACTGGCGGACATCATCAGCTCCATGCGCATGGTTGCCGAGGGGGTCAAAACGACGCGGGCCACGATGGCGCTCGCCGAACGGCACCGCGTCGACGTCCCGATCACGCAGCAGGTGAATCGCATACTCGAAGATGAAGTTTCCCCTCGAGAAGCGATCCGGGAGCTGATGGAGCGGTCCCTCAAGGAGGAATGA
- a CDS encoding NAD-dependent deacylase: protein MASGDSIAEVAGRIRSALRITVLTGAGVSAASGVPTFRGPQGLWRNHAPEKLATPEAFESDPKLVWEWYNWRRELIAKCRPNAAHTVLAAWSRRYPRFTLITQNVDGLHEKAGAVNVVRFHGSIWEVLCRQRCPSAPARWWDDSVPLPKIPPQCPYCNGLLRPGVVWFGESIDPEVLERSLQATVCEVFMTVGTSAVVYPAAGLAREARSQGAFTVEINPESTPSSGAVDLAIQEPAEEVLPVLESLLLGSHESHGTA, encoded by the coding sequence ATGGCCTCAGGAGATTCGATTGCGGAGGTCGCCGGCCGCATCAGGTCCGCCTTGCGCATCACCGTTCTTACCGGCGCGGGCGTGTCGGCTGCCAGCGGAGTTCCGACATTTCGCGGACCCCAGGGTCTCTGGAGAAATCACGCACCGGAGAAGCTTGCCACGCCGGAAGCGTTTGAGAGCGATCCCAAACTGGTGTGGGAATGGTACAACTGGCGGCGCGAGCTGATTGCAAAGTGCCGTCCGAACGCAGCCCACACCGTCCTCGCCGCCTGGAGCCGGCGCTATCCTCGGTTCACGCTGATCACCCAGAATGTCGATGGCTTGCATGAGAAGGCCGGAGCCGTGAACGTGGTGCGGTTTCACGGGTCGATCTGGGAGGTCCTCTGCCGGCAGCGCTGTCCCTCCGCGCCGGCGCGCTGGTGGGACGACAGCGTTCCGCTCCCGAAGATCCCGCCGCAATGCCCTTACTGCAACGGGCTCTTGCGTCCGGGAGTCGTCTGGTTTGGCGAGAGCATCGATCCCGAGGTGCTGGAACGATCCCTGCAAGCCACTGTATGTGAGGTGTTCATGACCGTGGGAACCTCCGCGGTCGTGTACCCGGCGGCGGGCCTGGCACGCGAAGCCCGCAGCCAGGGGGCGTTCACGGTCGAAATCAATCCCGAGAGTACCCCGAGTTCCGGCGCAGTGGACCTGGCAATCCAGGAACCGGCGGAAGAAGTGCTTCCGGTCCTGGAGTCCCTTCTGCTGGGGAGTCACGAAAGCCACGGAACCGCATAG
- a CDS encoding phosphomannomutase/phosphoglucomutase, with protein sequence MNTHIFREYDIRGVVGKDLTDATVLDLARSFGTYFRNNGARRVSLGRDARESSPRFRDLMVQGLNETGCDVLDAGMVPTPVLYFTLFTQGVDAGVMITGSHNPSDNNGFKVCLGKSTIYGNRIQEIKDIAVARAFASGGGAVEVRNVLPQYHEHITEGIRMGSRRLKVVVDGGNGVGGFVGAPLYRALGCDVLELFCDPNGRFPNHHPDPTIVENMRFAIDLLHERGADLAMAFDGDGDRIGVVDERGRIIWGDQLMVIFSRAILRDRPGATFIAEVKCSQTLFDDIRRHGGNPIMWKVGHSLIKAKMKEAGAALAGEMSGHLFFADRYFGYDDAVYAGARLLEIMSGTDEPISSLLASLPRTVYTPEIRLECPDERKFDVVRALTEDFRNTHEVIDVDGARIIFEHGWGLVRASNTQPVLVLRFEADNESHLEAIRRTVEERARHLIA encoded by the coding sequence ATGAATACCCACATTTTTCGCGAGTACGATATTCGAGGGGTGGTTGGCAAGGATTTGACCGATGCGACCGTCCTGGACCTCGCGCGCTCTTTCGGAACCTATTTCAGAAATAACGGAGCCCGGCGCGTGAGTCTCGGGCGCGACGCCAGAGAGAGTTCGCCGCGGTTCCGCGACCTGATGGTGCAGGGCCTCAATGAAACCGGCTGCGATGTGCTGGACGCCGGCATGGTGCCGACACCGGTGCTCTACTTCACGCTGTTCACGCAGGGCGTGGACGCCGGAGTGATGATCACCGGAAGCCACAATCCCAGCGACAACAACGGATTCAAGGTGTGCCTTGGAAAGAGTACGATTTACGGGAACCGGATCCAGGAGATCAAAGACATAGCTGTTGCCCGCGCCTTCGCATCCGGCGGCGGCGCGGTAGAAGTGCGGAACGTGCTGCCTCAATACCACGAGCATATCACCGAGGGCATCCGCATGGGTTCGCGCCGTCTGAAGGTGGTCGTCGACGGCGGCAACGGTGTGGGCGGTTTTGTGGGCGCGCCCCTGTATCGCGCACTGGGTTGCGACGTGCTCGAACTCTTCTGCGACCCGAACGGGCGCTTTCCGAACCATCATCCGGACCCCACGATCGTGGAGAATATGCGCTTCGCGATCGACCTCCTGCACGAGCGCGGCGCCGACCTGGCGATGGCCTTTGACGGCGACGGCGATCGCATCGGCGTCGTCGACGAACGCGGCCGGATCATCTGGGGCGACCAGCTGATGGTGATCTTTTCGCGCGCCATCCTGCGGGACCGTCCCGGCGCGACGTTCATCGCCGAGGTCAAATGCTCGCAGACGTTATTCGACGACATCAGGCGCCACGGCGGCAATCCGATCATGTGGAAAGTCGGCCACTCCCTGATCAAGGCCAAGATGAAGGAAGCAGGCGCGGCCCTCGCGGGCGAGATGAGCGGGCACCTTTTCTTTGCCGATCGCTATTTCGGCTACGATGACGCCGTGTATGCAGGCGCGCGGCTGCTCGAGATCATGTCCGGGACCGACGAACCGATCTCGAGCCTGCTGGCCTCGCTGCCGCGGACAGTCTATACCCCTGAGATCAGGCTCGAATGCCCGGACGAAAGGAAATTCGACGTCGTGCGCGCTCTGACCGAGGATTTCCGGAACACTCACGAAGTCATAGACGTGGACGGCGCCCGGATCATTTTCGAGCATGGCTGGGGCCTGGTTCGTGCTTCCAACACGCAGCCGGTCCTGGTGCTGCGCTTCGAAGCCGATAACGAGTCCCACCTCGAGGCCATCCGCCGCACGGTGGAAGAGCGTGCCCGGCACCTGATCGCATGA
- a CDS encoding SDR family oxidoreductase, with translation MRGLNGKTVLVTGGASGIGAATAARFLEEGARVCVLDRDTHGGALILKELPHLSGSLIYDVTHLDQVQAAFAEALKLMGGVDVLINNAGISIRHPFLEITPDEWARVIAVNLTGCFYVAQTAARHMVQRGGGVILNTASTNGIVGYPYYADYNTSKAGVIELTRSMALELAPAVRVNAVAPGYVLTPMQRAEYTDQMLEEVNRKLPLKRHARPEEVAALFAFLASDDAAYITGHVYPLDGGEIAGGLASR, from the coding sequence ATGCGCGGGCTGAACGGCAAGACAGTGCTGGTCACCGGAGGAGCGAGCGGGATCGGCGCGGCGACTGCGGCGCGCTTCCTGGAGGAAGGCGCCCGCGTGTGCGTGCTCGACCGGGATACGCATGGCGGGGCCTTAATCCTCAAAGAGTTGCCTCATTTGTCGGGCTCCCTGATTTACGACGTGACACATCTCGATCAGGTGCAGGCAGCCTTCGCGGAAGCCCTCAAACTCATGGGCGGAGTGGACGTGCTGATTAACAATGCCGGCATCAGCATCCGCCACCCGTTTCTTGAGATCACACCCGACGAGTGGGCGCGCGTCATCGCGGTGAATCTCACCGGCTGCTTCTACGTCGCTCAAACTGCCGCCCGTCACATGGTCCAGCGCGGGGGCGGCGTGATCCTCAACACGGCGTCCACAAACGGCATTGTGGGATATCCATACTATGCGGACTACAACACCAGCAAGGCGGGCGTTATCGAATTGACGCGTTCCATGGCGCTGGAGCTCGCGCCGGCGGTGCGTGTGAATGCCGTCGCACCGGGTTATGTTCTTACTCCCATGCAGCGCGCCGAATACACCGATCAGATGCTCGAGGAAGTAAACCGGAAGTTGCCATTGAAGCGGCACGCCCGACCGGAAGAAGTGGCTGCCTTGTTTGCCTTCCTCGCATCGGATGATGCCGCCTACATCACCGGCCACGTCTACCCGCTCGACGGCGGCGAAATCGCCGGCGGCCTCGCCAGCCGATAA
- a CDS encoding amidohydrolase, which translates to MIERLRDEAQSLAEELIRWRRDFHRHPEIACQEHRTSAVIRQFLESLALQVRACAGTGLIGELQGMPGGKTIALRADMDALPLKEEGDKDYASENPGACHACGHDGHMAILMGAASLLSRRSGEFPGKIVFLFQPAEEKLPGGARQMIAEGALQDVDAIFGLHLWQGFPTGTVACLRGAMMASTDEFAITVAGKGGHGAMPQVAVDPILATSQLVVNLQSIVSRNVDPLQASVVTVGKIEGGFAHNIIPSQASIYGTVRTFDREIQRLIEKRIEEIMEGTCRIFGAKGILKYERGYPALVNNAAMSDLVLEVARRTLGAGCVQEAAPVMGGEDFAYYLQQVPGAFLFFGMGDGTEFPHHHPAFDIDERALPQATLLMSSLALEYLKK; encoded by the coding sequence ATGATCGAGCGACTGAGAGACGAGGCGCAATCACTTGCGGAAGAACTGATCCGCTGGCGCCGTGACTTCCACCGCCACCCCGAGATCGCCTGCCAGGAACATCGAACCTCTGCCGTCATCCGGCAGTTCCTGGAGAGCCTTGCCCTTCAGGTTCGAGCCTGCGCGGGTACAGGGCTGATCGGAGAGCTGCAGGGGATGCCCGGCGGAAAAACCATTGCATTGCGGGCCGACATGGATGCCCTTCCCCTCAAAGAGGAAGGCGATAAAGACTACGCATCTGAAAACCCGGGGGCCTGCCATGCCTGCGGCCACGATGGGCACATGGCCATTTTGATGGGCGCCGCCAGCCTCCTGTCCCGGAGAAGCGGAGAATTCCCGGGTAAGATCGTGTTTCTCTTTCAGCCGGCTGAGGAAAAACTTCCCGGTGGAGCCCGCCAGATGATCGCCGAGGGAGCACTTCAGGATGTGGATGCAATCTTCGGACTCCACCTGTGGCAGGGCTTCCCCACCGGCACCGTCGCCTGCTTGCGAGGCGCCATGATGGCTTCAACCGACGAGTTCGCAATCACGGTTGCCGGCAAGGGCGGCCACGGAGCCATGCCTCAGGTGGCGGTAGACCCGATCCTGGCCACCTCCCAGCTGGTCGTGAATCTGCAGAGCATCGTCAGCAGGAATGTGGATCCACTGCAGGCGTCTGTGGTCACGGTTGGAAAGATCGAAGGGGGATTCGCGCACAATATCATCCCTTCGCAGGCTTCGATCTACGGCACCGTCCGGACCTTCGACCGGGAAATCCAACGCCTGATCGAGAAAAGGATCGAAGAAATCATGGAAGGAACCTGCCGGATTTTCGGCGCCAAAGGCATCCTGAAATATGAGCGCGGGTACCCGGCGCTGGTCAACAACGCGGCGATGAGCGATCTCGTCCTGGAAGTCGCGCGGAGAACGCTGGGCGCAGGGTGCGTTCAGGAAGCCGCTCCGGTCATGGGCGGCGAGGATTTTGCCTATTACTTGCAGCAAGTCCCGGGCGCCTTCCTCTTCTTCGGCATGGGCGACGGCACGGAATTTCCACACCACCACCCGGCATTCGACATCGACGAAAGGGCGCTGCCGCAAGCCACCCTGCTCATGAGCAGCCTGGCACTGGAATACCTGAAGAAATGA